The proteins below are encoded in one region of Mesotoga sp. Brook.08.105.5.1:
- a CDS encoding coenzyme F420-0:L-glutamate ligase — protein MDSTVLKTVVTKVKDGMSAITVTPVRLISRLEPGKEYPSPGSFILRSVESAGEVIESGDVIVITSKIVSILEGRCYELSQIRPSLRARLLGKLFGKQSSKVELILREGRISAVFPYKSVLKNKVIRKRMQEVSVDQSKSEKVIDSFRNVFMIRKYGVYLDEAGIDASNLPKGWVSLLPKDPCESAEKIRQEIELLTGKKAAVIITDTIASVGKTGSLDVSIGFSGIDPLSREHARTDLFGKPKSGGMDIVVDSIAAFAGTAMGGFDECSPICIVRGLNYRYTEIKYDFDSITYPASVTIKSFIKMIIPNLILLLALLISVPFARNNQT, from the coding sequence GTGGATAGCACTGTTCTCAAAACCGTTGTAACAAAAGTGAAAGACGGCATGTCAGCAATAACCGTTACTCCAGTGAGACTTATTTCAAGACTCGAGCCCGGTAAGGAGTATCCTTCACCTGGATCTTTTATTCTTCGATCAGTAGAGAGTGCCGGGGAGGTAATTGAAAGTGGGGATGTAATAGTCATCACTTCAAAGATCGTTTCAATTCTGGAAGGAAGATGTTATGAGCTAAGTCAAATAAGGCCCTCGCTACGTGCGAGACTGCTTGGGAAGCTCTTTGGAAAGCAATCCTCGAAAGTAGAATTGATTCTCAGAGAAGGGAGAATATCAGCTGTGTTCCCTTACAAGTCTGTGTTAAAGAACAAGGTAATCAGAAAGAGAATGCAGGAGGTATCAGTTGATCAAAGCAAGAGTGAGAAGGTTATTGACAGCTTTAGAAACGTGTTCATGATAAGGAAATATGGTGTCTATCTTGATGAAGCCGGAATAGATGCGTCCAATCTTCCGAAAGGATGGGTATCTCTCCTCCCAAAAGATCCGTGTGAGAGTGCAGAGAAGATCCGTCAAGAAATCGAACTGCTTACAGGTAAGAAAGCAGCAGTAATCATTACGGACACCATAGCATCGGTTGGGAAGACCGGTTCACTTGATGTCTCTATTGGTTTCTCTGGAATTGATCCTTTATCTAGAGAACATGCAAGAACTGATCTGTTCGGGAAGCCAAAGTCCGGTGGTATGGACATTGTTGTCGACTCCATTGCTGCTTTTGCAGGTACAGCTATGGGTGGCTTTGATGAGTGTTCGCCCATATGCATTGTTCGAGGTCTTAATTATAGATACACTGAAATCAAGTATGACTTTGATTCAATCACATATCCTGCAAGTGTCACAATCAAGTCCTTTATCAAAATGATCATTCCGAACTTGATACTATTGTTAGCGCTGCTAATATCTGTCCCGTTTGCAAGAAACAATCAAACCTAG
- a CDS encoding DMT family transporter has protein sequence MDILKKKWIAALVAVFCSVLWGSAFPVLKLGYEEMAISPDDVSAKLVFAGIRFLGAGIMVLLLSIPLGRKGRVKFVKKDYMHLFALGVLQTFLLYFFFYNGLSHTTGMKSSIIMAGENFLVILLAHYIYKNDRLSWRKTLGMFLGFAGVFLANFEAGFTLSFVFKGDGFMLIAATIGALGTMYAKWMSANRSPFLVSGWQLSIGGFLLLVAGLPGLRGDSLRFTFKGNLLLLYSMLLSAVAFSLWYAVLSLHKAGEITMFRFVIPVAGVFLSAAFIPGEALNSYMAFALILVSAGIVVVNWKNRVVSEDSSAR, from the coding sequence ATGGATATTTTGAAGAAGAAATGGATCGCGGCTTTGGTCGCGGTATTTTGTTCGGTTCTCTGGGGAAGCGCTTTTCCCGTTCTTAAACTCGGTTACGAGGAGATGGCAATTTCCCCGGATGATGTTTCAGCTAAGCTTGTCTTTGCCGGAATCAGGTTTTTGGGAGCCGGTATTATGGTGCTTCTACTTTCGATACCTTTGGGTAGAAAGGGAAGAGTGAAGTTCGTTAAGAAGGACTACATGCATTTGTTTGCACTTGGAGTATTGCAGACTTTTCTTCTGTACTTCTTCTTCTATAATGGGCTCAGTCATACAACGGGAATGAAGTCTTCGATAATAATGGCGGGGGAGAACTTCCTCGTGATCCTTCTTGCTCACTACATATACAAGAATGACCGCCTTAGCTGGAGAAAGACACTGGGCATGTTTTTGGGTTTTGCCGGGGTCTTTCTCGCGAATTTCGAGGCGGGATTCACTCTGAGCTTCGTTTTCAAAGGCGATGGATTTATGTTGATTGCCGCAACCATCGGCGCTCTTGGCACTATGTACGCCAAATGGATGTCGGCGAATCGCTCTCCCTTTCTGGTATCTGGATGGCAGCTTTCGATAGGCGGCTTTCTTCTTCTGGTCGCTGGCCTTCCTGGGTTAAGAGGGGATTCACTCCGTTTTACTTTCAAAGGAAATCTTCTGCTCCTTTACTCGATGCTTCTTTCAGCAGTGGCTTTTTCCTTGTGGTACGCGGTTCTCAGCCTCCATAAAGCCGGCGAGATAACTATGTTCCGATTTGTGATTCCGGTTGCCGGAGTATTTTTATCCGCAGCCTTCATTCCGGGAGAGGCCCTCAATTCGTACATGGCGTTTGCCCTCATATTGGTTTCGGCCGGTATTGTTGTTGTCAACTGGAAGAACAGGGTAGTTTCAGAAGATAGTTCCGCTCGGTAA
- a CDS encoding amidohydrolase family protein — protein MPMPPEFDIVGWLEETYAVEIRSLSDWLEVFERELDENLANGIIGLKSVIAYQRPIRFEEVSFKDAAIVFQKALKERTEKCVYGDKSLVLPKVVQDYVMHLIMSAANERGVFVQFHTGLLEGNRGMLSNLNPELLENLFLKYPGVKFDLFHIGYPYWGVTAALARTYPNVFIDMCWSHIISPISSRNALSEFLDAVPFNKISGFGGDYAIVEAIYGHLKMARENIARVLEEKISEKTVKLLQAMMIAERILHNNPKKSS, from the coding sequence ATGCCAATGCCACCTGAATTCGATATAGTAGGATGGCTGGAGGAGACCTACGCCGTAGAAATAAGATCGCTCAGCGACTGGCTAGAGGTTTTCGAAAGGGAGCTGGATGAGAATCTGGCAAATGGCATCATTGGTCTGAAGAGTGTTATTGCTTATCAGAGGCCGATTAGATTTGAAGAAGTGAGTTTTAAAGACGCTGCAATCGTGTTTCAAAAGGCTCTGAAAGAGAGAACCGAGAAGTGTGTGTATGGAGACAAGAGTCTAGTTCTACCCAAAGTAGTGCAGGATTATGTGATGCATCTTATAATGTCTGCAGCGAATGAACGTGGAGTTTTCGTTCAGTTTCACACCGGTTTGCTGGAAGGAAATCGTGGAATGTTAAGCAACTTGAACCCCGAGCTTCTCGAGAACCTGTTTCTCAAGTATCCGGGAGTGAAATTCGATCTCTTTCACATTGGATATCCTTACTGGGGAGTGACTGCGGCCCTTGCCAGGACCTATCCAAACGTCTTCATCGACATGTGCTGGTCTCACATCATCTCGCCAATTTCTTCGCGGAACGCCTTGAGCGAATTCCTGGATGCAGTGCCGTTCAACAAGATATCCGGCTTTGGCGGGGACTATGCAATCGTCGAAGCGATCTACGGGCACCTTAAGATGGCAAGAGAAAATATCGCGAGAGTTCTGGAGGAGAAGATTAGTGAGAAGACTGTAAAGCTCTTACAGGCGATGATGATTGCCGAACGAATTCTCCATAACAATCCGAAAAAATCCTCCTGA
- a CDS encoding Ig-like domain-containing protein: protein MLLKKNRLVLLPVVFLILLLSACPFNPPNKIPVWFLPIGDQTVEETKTLEILLSDHVSDEDGDALSFSVTGKGSVVSGLYSYTPGIGESAIEFEEEAVYAVTITADDGKGGTASESFNVTVMPTNRPPVWITIPNKTVLEGSTLTVLLTTYASDPDGDALTFDILEGPGEIDGNNYEYSPSYEDAAIYFEESAVYSVVLRAIDTKGAEATTSFSVTVTNKNRVPELSIPSPQYVTAGTTLTLDIATFANDPDGDSLTFSRVAGVGAVAGSTFTYSPLLSDSGTRNATIRANDGNGGQTDQTFDITINPSGINNPPNTPSNPTPVSGALTQPANLTLSWIGGDPDGDVVTYDVYLGTSPTALVFKTNRSTTTYPTGTLSSSTNYYWRIVAIDSKGATKTGPIWSFRTAPTKAFGENFETYSTGTITGSFGKWYYTESGSVPNPVITTITGHGKVIAFYGGTGGYSTVYTSSVKPIKLGYLEYDVRLSSSTTNKWGWIGPNNTNAYTGIGYLGGSQAIICWTNSGGSYHSEKVMDISPGVWYKVKVIFNHTTGNAAVYVNDLFKKSFTYSPVSAGTNGVRMTTSNGVLSYVMFDNISLWATDVNYVP, encoded by the coding sequence ATGCTTCTGAAAAAGAACCGTCTTGTCTTGCTACCTGTAGTTTTCCTTATCCTTTTGCTGTCTGCATGTCCATTCAACCCGCCAAACAAGATTCCGGTCTGGTTTCTTCCAATAGGAGATCAGACTGTGGAAGAAACCAAAACCCTAGAAATCCTTCTGAGCGATCACGTCTCAGATGAAGACGGCGATGCCTTGAGCTTCTCGGTAACAGGAAAGGGAAGCGTAGTTAGCGGTCTATATTCCTACACTCCGGGCATCGGTGAATCTGCAATTGAATTCGAGGAAGAAGCGGTATATGCAGTTACGATAACCGCAGACGACGGAAAGGGCGGAACGGCAAGCGAAAGTTTCAACGTCACGGTTATGCCCACGAACAGGCCTCCAGTCTGGATAACGATTCCAAATAAAACTGTTCTGGAGGGTTCCACTCTTACAGTTCTTCTTACAACCTACGCTAGCGACCCGGATGGAGATGCTCTTACATTCGATATTCTTGAAGGTCCCGGTGAGATTGACGGAAACAACTATGAGTACTCTCCCTCCTATGAGGATGCAGCAATTTACTTTGAAGAATCGGCAGTCTACAGTGTTGTTTTGAGAGCTATTGACACAAAAGGGGCCGAGGCGACGACAAGTTTCTCAGTGACCGTTACTAATAAGAACAGAGTTCCCGAATTGTCGATACCTTCCCCGCAATATGTTACAGCCGGAACGACATTAACACTGGACATCGCCACATTCGCGAATGATCCCGATGGGGATTCTCTTACATTCTCAAGAGTAGCCGGGGTTGGAGCAGTCGCAGGTAGCACCTTCACTTATTCTCCGTTATTGAGTGACTCAGGAACAAGAAACGCAACGATCAGAGCAAACGATGGAAATGGAGGCCAAACCGACCAGACATTCGATATAACAATCAATCCAAGTGGAATAAACAACCCACCGAATACCCCTTCGAATCCTACTCCTGTCAGTGGGGCACTTACACAGCCAGCCAATCTTACACTCTCTTGGATCGGGGGAGATCCAGACGGCGATGTAGTTACATATGATGTGTATTTAGGTACCTCTCCAACGGCTCTTGTGTTCAAAACAAACAGGAGTACGACTACTTACCCTACCGGCACTTTGAGTAGTTCGACTAATTACTACTGGCGGATTGTCGCGATAGACAGTAAAGGAGCCACTAAGACCGGCCCCATCTGGAGTTTCCGCACTGCGCCAACAAAAGCCTTTGGAGAGAATTTTGAGACATATTCTACAGGCACCATCACAGGTTCATTCGGGAAGTGGTACTACACTGAGTCTGGCAGTGTGCCTAATCCAGTCATTACAACGATCACCGGTCACGGTAAAGTCATCGCCTTCTACGGTGGAACTGGAGGTTACTCCACGGTCTACACTTCATCGGTGAAACCTATAAAGCTTGGCTATCTAGAGTACGACGTTAGGCTGAGCTCCTCCACAACAAACAAATGGGGCTGGATTGGGCCGAACAACACTAATGCATACACAGGAATAGGATACCTAGGAGGAAGTCAGGCGATAATCTGCTGGACAAATTCCGGTGGTTCCTACCATTCCGAGAAAGTGATGGATATCTCACCTGGAGTCTGGTACAAAGTGAAGGTGATCTTTAATCACACAACGGGAAACGCGGCAGTATACGTAAACGATTTATTCAAGAAGAGTTTTACCTATAGTCCTGTGTCAGCGGGCACAAATGGAGTTAGGATGACTACGAGCAATGGCGTTTTGTCTTACGTCATGTTCGACAACATAAGCTTGTGGGCCACGGATGTCAATTACGTGCCATAA
- a CDS encoding cation:proton antiporter encodes MIVSAIIILSIVILSLFDRINLPGLIGLVMLGVILGLSLLNTIDSTLLSISAEVRLLALIVILMRAGLGLNRRVIKKTCPVFFVLILSVCLSYIC; translated from the coding sequence CTGATAGTTTCTGCGATTATCATCCTCTCTATCGTTATCCTGTCACTATTCGACAGAATCAATCTACCCGGTTTGATCGGCCTTGTTATGCTTGGAGTGATTCTTGGTCTTAGCCTTCTCAATACTATCGATTCGACTCTTCTGTCTATCTCGGCAGAGGTCAGACTTCTGGCACTGATAGTTATTCTCATGCGAGCCGGACTTGGATTGAATCGAAGAGTCATTAAGAAGACCTGCCCTGTGTTCTTCGTCTTGATCCTTTCAGTCTGTCTCTCTTATATCTGTTGA
- a CDS encoding carbon-nitrogen hydrolase family protein produces the protein MKDTDLTAIQVWFDQESYGEETFRRKMRDYASETSLLWKGSNHIIAFPEFFATFLYPSFRKLSFEETTTKTLAKYAIKNMGFSLNPLKKAFLRDALGIEAYYHGVFSTIAREFETYLLAPSILLPIIDEESERGRFIRDGRLYNMAYLFNPEGKLLTRALKHNLTKAESSVLFSRGEPVDNVVHTKIGIIGIAICYDMFFQSEIERLDAAGCELILVPSCNFAEWKGSMRGSTQERVWFRDGPIRASSCREKIRYLVNPMATGIVGRDKAQGRSSIWSRGRALAVARKFDGEEILNVTT, from the coding sequence ATGAAAGACACCGATCTTACTGCAATACAGGTCTGGTTCGATCAGGAGTCTTATGGCGAAGAGACATTTCGCAGAAAGATGAGAGACTATGCGAGTGAGACTTCACTTCTGTGGAAGGGGAGTAACCATATCATTGCCTTCCCGGAGTTTTTTGCAACATTTCTATACCCTTCCTTCAGGAAACTCAGCTTCGAGGAGACGACAACAAAGACTCTTGCAAAGTATGCAATTAAGAATATGGGGTTCTCTCTTAATCCTTTGAAGAAGGCTTTTCTAAGAGATGCCCTTGGGATAGAAGCCTACTATCACGGAGTTTTCAGTACCATTGCCAGGGAGTTCGAAACTTATCTTCTTGCCCCGTCGATATTGCTTCCCATAATCGATGAAGAATCTGAGAGAGGGAGATTCATTAGGGATGGAAGGCTCTATAACATGGCCTACTTATTCAATCCTGAGGGAAAGTTGTTGACAAGAGCCTTGAAGCACAATCTTACCAAAGCCGAGAGCTCCGTGTTGTTTTCCAGAGGAGAGCCGGTCGATAATGTGGTTCATACGAAGATTGGCATAATAGGTATAGCGATTTGTTACGATATGTTCTTTCAAAGCGAAATCGAGAGACTGGATGCAGCCGGTTGCGAATTGATACTGGTTCCCTCCTGCAATTTTGCTGAGTGGAAAGGATCGATGCGCGGTTCGACGCAGGAGAGGGTCTGGTTTCGCGATGGACCGATCAGGGCATCATCGTGTAGAGAGAAGATTCGCTATCTCGTAAATCCGATGGCGACTGGGATTGTTGGCAGAGACAAAGCGCAGGGAAGATCTTCCATCTGGTCCAGAGGAAGAGCGCTTGCCGTTGCCAGAAAATTCGATGGGGAAGAGATTCTCAACGTCACGACATAA
- a CDS encoding uroporphyrinogen decarboxylase family protein, which yields MAFTRSIIPLLGAPGARLTGTKLKENLTNVEIQFKSLSKLMEEFQPDGIFFMMDLTVEAEALGMEIGFPEDDNPFVKEHPIKGRDELASVENSWSGVSGRMRIFTEVADKMARELPGMKGSYVIGPLSLAGELVGVTDLCMKLIEEPDFAESVVDFCARVVGEYSRALIDHGTDTIAVLEPTAVLLSKRQFKRFALPYFEKLRSELSKPLIYHICGDTEHIVEPMGASGAYGLSLDSMVDLKDTAERIPEDVFLIGNIDPVKVFLQSNGEEVERETTELLEKMKDVPNFILSSGCDIPLETPHENIAAFFRAGRNFRS from the coding sequence ATGGCTTTCACTAGATCAATCATACCTTTGCTCGGCGCGCCGGGAGCAAGACTGACGGGAACAAAGCTTAAAGAGAATCTCACAAACGTGGAAATCCAGTTCAAGTCTTTGTCGAAGCTTATGGAAGAGTTTCAGCCCGACGGGATCTTCTTCATGATGGACCTGACAGTCGAAGCCGAGGCGTTGGGAATGGAGATCGGTTTCCCTGAGGATGACAATCCCTTCGTTAAGGAACATCCAATAAAGGGACGCGACGAGCTGGCCTCTGTCGAAAACTCCTGGAGCGGAGTATCCGGCAGAATGAGGATCTTCACAGAAGTTGCAGATAAGATGGCGAGAGAACTGCCGGGAATGAAGGGCAGCTACGTTATCGGTCCACTTAGCCTTGCAGGAGAACTGGTTGGGGTTACAGATCTCTGTATGAAGCTGATAGAAGAGCCGGATTTTGCAGAGAGCGTAGTAGACTTTTGCGCAAGGGTTGTAGGTGAATACTCCAGAGCGCTAATCGACCACGGTACGGACACGATAGCCGTGCTTGAACCGACTGCGGTGCTCTTATCCAAGAGACAGTTCAAACGTTTCGCGCTTCCATATTTTGAAAAGCTCAGATCGGAACTTTCAAAACCTTTAATTTATCACATCTGCGGAGACACGGAACACATAGTAGAACCTATGGGTGCAAGCGGCGCCTACGGACTGAGCCTTGACAGCATGGTGGACCTGAAGGATACGGCGGAGAGAATTCCCGAAGATGTTTTTCTTATAGGCAACATAGATCCGGTTAAGGTCTTCCTTCAGTCAAACGGAGAGGAGGTCGAGAGAGAAACTACAGAACTTCTCGAGAAAATGAAGGACGTTCCCAACTTCATTTTGAGTTCCGGCTGTGATATTCCACTGGAGACTCCTCATGAGAACATCGCCGCCTTCTTCAGGGCCGGCAGGAATTTTCGGTCATAA
- a CDS encoding uroporphyrinogen decarboxylase family protein produces the protein MTSRDRVLKTLKHREPDRIPIDLGGMRSTGIHAKAYKKLVDYLGYCDLSVRVFDIHQMLAFIDEEIRREVHSDVIELKRLNGGFETRIDSWIRRDIFGDGSRYLFPDGFDFKVKEDGSLAVERNGVEVARMPRGGHYFDRSYFPLAQAESKEEISALVLPKLTDEEIEFLKGQLSGIRESTDCAVIGAFGGNFLEAGHSMFGYQEFMERLITDRSLMEFFLDRLLETYIVDLEKYLSNVGDDIDIIQIGDDYGTQENTAISPRIFRSVFKPRLKNLCDFIHIKKPDLFIFLHSCGSVYPFIPDFIEAGVQILNPVQTNAKNMEPERLKKEFGRDIVFWGGGCDTQHVLPFGTLKELEDDIRWRIDIFSPGGGFVFAPIHNIQAEVSPEKIFRLFECAYEYGSR, from the coding sequence ATGACTTCGCGAGATAGAGTGTTGAAAACGTTGAAACACCGCGAACCTGACCGTATTCCTATCGATCTGGGAGGAATGAGGTCGACCGGCATTCATGCTAAAGCTTACAAGAAGCTTGTAGATTATCTCGGTTATTGTGATCTTTCAGTAAGGGTTTTCGATATTCATCAGATGCTTGCCTTTATCGATGAGGAGATCAGGAGAGAAGTACATTCCGATGTGATCGAACTCAAGAGACTGAACGGAGGCTTTGAAACTAGAATCGATTCCTGGATAAGGAGAGACATCTTTGGAGATGGGTCGAGATACCTCTTTCCAGATGGTTTCGACTTCAAAGTGAAAGAGGACGGTTCGCTAGCAGTCGAGAGGAACGGTGTCGAAGTCGCGAGAATGCCCCGAGGCGGCCATTACTTCGACAGGAGTTACTTTCCCCTTGCCCAGGCCGAGAGCAAAGAGGAGATCTCGGCTCTTGTTCTGCCAAAACTGACTGACGAGGAAATAGAGTTCCTGAAAGGACAGCTCTCGGGAATACGTGAGTCAACAGACTGCGCCGTAATCGGGGCTTTCGGGGGAAACTTCCTCGAGGCGGGCCATTCAATGTTCGGGTACCAGGAGTTCATGGAGAGGCTGATTACCGACCGGTCTCTTATGGAGTTCTTTCTCGACCGGCTCCTCGAAACCTATATTGTAGATCTGGAAAAGTATCTCTCTAACGTGGGAGACGATATAGATATTATTCAGATTGGCGACGATTACGGCACCCAGGAAAATACGGCGATATCGCCCCGGATTTTCAGATCTGTCTTCAAACCCAGACTGAAAAACCTGTGCGACTTCATTCACATTAAGAAACCCGATCTGTTCATCTTTCTTCACTCCTGCGGGTCCGTCTATCCCTTCATACCAGATTTCATAGAAGCCGGGGTTCAGATCCTGAACCCGGTTCAGACTAACGCGAAGAATATGGAGCCGGAAAGGCTGAAGAAGGAATTTGGAAGAGATATCGTCTTCTGGGGAGGAGGATGTGACACACAGCACGTCCTGCCTTTCGGAACGCTCAAGGAATTGGAGGACGATATTCGCTGGCGCATCGACATTTTCTCTCCGGGCGGAGGCTTTGTCTTTGCTCCTATCCACAACATTCAGGCCGAAGTATCACCCGAGAAGATCTTCAGACTTTTTGAATGCGCTTACGAATATGGTTCTCGATAA
- a CDS encoding cation:proton antiporter, whose amino-acid sequence MVPVEIILGIFLGALIGFLFSLLFRKFHTRDTMKVLLMLSVAFIFHKVENFLPVATLLEVMAIGFILREKLPDAADRISGKMERIWVVAELFLFVLVGASVNINAVRDSWLMNLL is encoded by the coding sequence ATGGTACCGGTGGAGATCATTCTCGGTATCTTTCTGGGAGCGTTAATCGGGTTTCTTTTCAGCCTCCTTTTCAGGAAGTTCCACACTAGAGATACAATGAAGGTTCTTCTGATGCTTTCGGTTGCATTCATTTTCCACAAAGTGGAAAACTTCTTGCCGGTGGCGACTTTGCTGGAAGTGATGGCAATCGGCTTTATCCTCCGAGAGAAGCTCCCAGACGCCGCCGATCGAATATCTGGAAAGATGGAGAGAATATGGGTGGTCGCCGAGCTCTTCCTCTTCGTGCTTGTGGGTGCCAGTGTGAACATAAACGCGGTAAGGGACTCGTGGTTAATGAACTTGCTATAA
- a CDS encoding ATP-grasp domain-containing protein, producing the protein MRITVVHDTTIDFHHEEMVRSVVSSLENSFEVDSRPFEIDAVSGLRGTDLVFNLTTGRGSAERQVHLPAVLDLLGVPFTGSGATANALCINKALTKLIMKAYGISTPEFFSVRPGDTADNLPFSPAIVKPVKEGGAKGIWEDSVVERVDDMQKAVSRIHERFEQPALVERFIEGREFTVGIVGSEVLPIMEIDFSSLPDHLETFYSYRVKQFHGDETNYICPAKISQREETAISELSMRVVQVLDLKDYCRIDLKIDDEGKIYFLEVNSLPLLVPDYSDIVKMAEARGWSYGDLINRIVASAISRYGIGE; encoded by the coding sequence ATGAGAATCACTGTCGTTCACGACACGACAATCGATTTTCATCATGAAGAGATGGTCAGGAGTGTTGTTAGTTCACTCGAGAATAGTTTTGAAGTCGATTCCAGACCATTCGAGATCGATGCTGTTAGCGGACTTAGAGGCACTGATCTCGTGTTCAATCTCACTACCGGCAGGGGCAGTGCAGAGAGGCAGGTCCATCTTCCGGCCGTGCTGGATCTTCTGGGAGTACCCTTTACCGGCTCCGGTGCTACGGCGAACGCTCTCTGTATAAACAAGGCGCTCACAAAGTTGATCATGAAAGCCTATGGAATATCCACTCCCGAATTCTTTTCGGTACGTCCCGGAGATACCGCCGACAACCTGCCGTTCAGTCCGGCAATCGTCAAACCCGTTAAGGAAGGCGGAGCAAAGGGTATCTGGGAGGACTCGGTCGTAGAGAGAGTTGATGACATGCAGAAAGCTGTTTCACGTATTCACGAGAGATTTGAACAGCCCGCTCTGGTTGAGAGGTTCATTGAAGGAAGGGAGTTCACCGTTGGGATTGTTGGAAGTGAAGTACTCCCGATCATGGAAATAGATTTCTCGTCGCTGCCAGATCACCTTGAAACTTTCTATTCCTACAGGGTGAAACAGTTCCACGGTGACGAGACGAATTACATTTGTCCTGCGAAGATCTCACAGAGAGAGGAAACAGCTATAAGCGAGCTTTCGATGAGAGTCGTCCAGGTGCTCGACTTGAAGGACTATTGCCGTATCGATTTGAAGATTGACGACGAAGGAAAGATCTACTTCCTAGAGGTCAATTCCCTTCCTCTTCTCGTACCTGATTACTCAGATATCGTCAAAATGGCCGAGGCGAGAGGGTGGAGCTACGGTGATCTCATTAACAGGATTGTCGCTTCAGCAATAAGTAGATATGGAATCGGAGAATAA